The following is a genomic window from Sulfuricurvum sp..
GCCCGCAGTAGGTAGTGATGTGATCATTATCGATGTAAGAGTATCACCTACGTTAGTATCACTGAATGCAAAATCTGCAAGAACTAATGCTTTAGACGCATTTTGGTTTAAAGTTTCTGTTGCATTTGCTGATGTAGGTGCTGCATTTGGGACATAGACTAATGTAGAAGATTGAATTGTCGTATCTGAAAATTTCAGTTGCTCAATATTAAGGAGAGTATCGCGTCCATCACCATTAGCAGATTTATCGGTTACTGTAATAGAATTATCAAGATTTTTTCGAATAATATAATTAGATGAAATACCACTAAAAACTGCAGTATCACTTCCACCTCCACCATTGAGAACGTTATTTGCCTTATTCCCAATCAATGTATCATTTAAACCTGTACCTGTCGCATTTTCAATAACTGCACCATAAGCGATAGTTAAGTTATCATTAACGTATGCTTGTCCGTTCCAAATAGCTCCACCGATCGTAGACCATTGTCCTGAGTTAAGATTGATCGTAACTGCGCTAGATTGATTTGAAGCATCGATAGTATCATTCCCGCCTGCATCCCAAATGGTTTCAAATATTTTTTGTCCGTCACTCCATGTATAGGTGTCGTTACCTGTTTTATAGCTCATGTTGGCACCATACAAATACTGTATAGCAGCAATATCGTTGAGCATTGGTGTTGTTGGGAAAAAATCATTTCCATAATCAACAGCAGTGTCTCCGTTAAAAGAAGCATAACTCATAATCGAATATTTAAGCTGATCTTCACCCGCAACCGGTGTTATAGCACTAGTATGTGGATGATCAAGTCCTAATGCATGGCCAAGCTCATGCATATAAGAATCCATACTGTAACTACCCATAACAGCACTGCGATATCCACCGTACCCCGGTCCTATCCATATATCACCATTTGATGCCGTATTTGGGGCAGAAATTTCATTCATGACTAATAGATCAGCAGAAGTTGTGGCACTAAAACGGATGTCACCGGCGATGGTTGCTGTTTCGCTCACGGCGCTAAACGTTACCTTAGCGACATTGGACCATGCCGCCATCGCTTTGGTCGCGGCACTTTGTTGTTCAGCACTCATAAGCATTAACCCCGACATTCCTGTCGTGGTATAGTTAAAAATCGAAGAATAATTGGTAAAACTATAAGTCAAATCGGCACTTGTGCCGATAGCACCTCCCCACTTGTTACCTGCGAGAAGATTTTGAATCGATTGCGTATGCGCAATCGGAACAACAGATTGAGGCGTAAACACTGTTGATGCAACAACAGATCCAGTAATACCATTTCCCATAACTGTATTCCCTTATAAATTAATTTTTAAAACTTTCTTAATCTCCGCTTGGTCCATTATGACATTTGTAACAGGTAACCATTTCACCAGCAGCAAATGTTTTACCACTAACCGTTCTTGCTTTTGCTGTTTTAGAGAGAACCGTTCCTCTATAATCCGTACCATGACAAGCGGCACATGCATCCGTCCCTAACCCTTGAGTAGCACCGGCTGCTTTAGCAGCACTTCTATGATTTTTGTACCATGTTGTCGATCCTATCGGATGCAATCCATGTGGACCTGCATTGGTTGTAGTTGGAATCGTTGAGTGACAGGTTGTACACTCACCAATCGTTCCGGTATGCCCTTGGAGTGCGATACTTTGAACGTTATCGTTAGCATGAGAACTTGGATACTCTGCATGGGTCGCACCGTGACACGCTTCACATTGCAGATTTCCATGCCCTTTACTAAATCGGTACAGTGATTTACCCGCCATTGGTGTATTGGCAGTGGTTGCGAATTTTGTATCTATCGTCGCACGCAATGTTCCCGGAGAAGAGAATACAGACGTAAAGCGCGTAAAGTTAGCGGTAGCTGCGGTACGGTCATGGCATTGTTGACAGTTAGGTTGATCTAACCACCCCTCACGTCCAGATTTGCCTACATCAGACATTTTACCATGACAGCTTTGACAATCAATGGCGTTACTTCCATTTGCATTTTTTGCATTCCCCATCGCACCTCGTAAACATTTGGTTACTGAACCTGGATGACATTTATAACACGAATCACGATTCGTACTGCTATCCATAGAGAGACCTGTTGTCGGATCGGTAACAGTCGCATGCTTACTGTGTAATGCTTCGGTTAATGGTTTAATACCTGCTATCAATCCTGTACCCAACGCATTAGATTTATGGCATTTCGCACACAATACCGGTTGCCCTGCATCAGCATTTGCTAGTAAAGTTGACCCATTTTTATAAGTTCCTGCCATCCCTGCATCACTAATCGCTGTCGGATGTTTTTGATCATGGAGACGGAGAATATTTTGTTTCCAATCTTTTTCTACACTCGCAGTATTATTTATCCATCCCGCTGTCGGTTTTGCCGCTGCAACACTGTTGGAGGCGTGACATGTGACACAGCTCATCTCATCGGATACAGGAAGAACCACTTTCGTCGTCGCGATTATCGTACCTGTAGCATCTCTCGCCACTACTTTTACCATCGGATAGTAGTTTTTGCTAATATTTTTATCATCCATTGGAGTTACTGGGATACCCTCAGCTTCCCACCATCCATTAGCACCATTGTACGTCATACCCGCAGGTGTCAAACTTGGTGTCGGATTAGCAGCCCCTCCGGACATATTTAATCCATGATCATCCGCTGGTCTACCACCAAAAAGGGAAAGAACCCAATCCCAAAAGTTGGTTTTACCTGCACTATAGGTGTTTATCGATCCCGTAGTATCGGCGACCGCTTCATAGGTAAGGGTTA
Proteins encoded in this region:
- a CDS encoding M10 family metallopeptidase C-terminal domain-containing protein; this translates as MGNGITGSVVASTVFTPQSVVPIAHTQSIQNLLAGNKWGGAIGTSADLTYSFTNYSSIFNYTTTGMSGLMLMSAEQQSAATKAMAAWSNVAKVTFSAVSETATIAGDIRFSATTSADLLVMNEISAPNTASNGDIWIGPGYGGYRSAVMGSYSMDSYMHELGHALGLDHPHTSAITPVAGEDQLKYSIMSYASFNGDTAVDYGNDFFPTTPMLNDIAAIQYLYGANMSYKTGNDTYTWSDGQKIFETIWDAGGNDTIDASNQSSAVTINLNSGQWSTIGGAIWNGQAYVNDNLTIAYGAVIENATGTGLNDTLIGNKANNVLNGGGGSDTAVFSGISSNYIIRKNLDNSITVTDKSANGDGRDTLLNIEQLKFSDTTIQSSTLVYVPNAAPTSANATETLNQNASKALVLADFAFSDTNVGDTLTSIMITSLPTAGTLALNGTTVTLNQEITTNDISAGHLVFTPVTGASGPGYSSFGFKVSDGIDYSASANTVTFNVTPLSNDLIITGTSGNDNLVGGVGNDTLSGLEGNDTLLGLGGNDILSGGLGDDIMDGGAGVDTLTYITASA